A window of the Deltaproteobacteria bacterium genome harbors these coding sequences:
- the erpA gene encoding iron-sulfur cluster insertion protein ErpA, translating into MEPQVDSFELPTIQDSPTVKVTEKAVAKVKAYAQNNKEAEGKFFRVYIEGGGCSGFQYGFRFDDQRDDDLIVDAPNGLKVLVDPTSLQYLKGSVVDYFEDFKGSGFVVQNPNATSSCGCGTSFSA; encoded by the coding sequence ATGGAGCCACAAGTAGATTCTTTTGAATTACCGACCATTCAGGACTCACCGACCGTGAAGGTGACCGAAAAGGCGGTGGCGAAGGTGAAGGCATATGCCCAAAACAACAAGGAGGCGGAGGGGAAGTTTTTCCGCGTCTATATTGAAGGAGGCGGATGCTCAGGCTTCCAGTACGGATTTCGGTTTGATGATCAGAGGGACGATGACCTTATCGTCGATGCCCCTAACGGACTTAAGGTTTTAGTCGATCCGACAAGCCTTCAGTATTTGAAGGGTTCTGTGGTCGATTATTTTGAGGACTTTAAAGGGTCCGGTTTTGTCGTTCAAAATCCCAATGCGACCTCAAGTTGTGGGTGCGGGACATCATTCTCAGCTTAA
- the atpB gene encoding F0F1 ATP synthase subunit A, with protein MHDFTWFSLITDKIDHHNVHIFSSAFIVLLIVIASFLAHRKLKNPESRLIPEGKMSLTNIFEAAVENILGLMEGVMGHEAPKYFPLIGALFIYIFLCNLLSVIPGFVPPTDNINTNFACAITVFVYYNAMGIRAHGLKNYLKHFMGPIVWLAPLMFVIEMIGHLVRPVSLSLRLFGNITGDHLVLGIFSDLVPVLVPVVFMALGLFVAFIQAFVFSLLSMIYIALATAHEEGH; from the coding sequence ATGCATGACTTTACGTGGTTCAGCCTGATTACGGACAAGATTGATCATCACAACGTCCATATCTTTTCGTCTGCCTTTATTGTCCTTTTGATTGTGATCGCCTCATTTCTTGCCCACCGAAAATTGAAGAATCCTGAGTCTCGTTTGATTCCAGAGGGGAAGATGAGTCTCACCAATATTTTTGAAGCGGCTGTCGAAAATATTCTCGGACTCATGGAAGGGGTCATGGGTCATGAGGCCCCGAAATATTTCCCACTCATTGGGGCGCTTTTCATCTATATCTTTCTTTGCAATCTCCTTTCGGTCATCCCCGGTTTTGTACCCCCGACAGATAACATTAATACCAATTTCGCCTGTGCGATTACCGTCTTTGTCTATTACAATGCGATGGGGATTCGCGCCCATGGTCTTAAAAACTACCTCAAACATTTCATGGGACCGATTGTCTGGCTCGCACCGCTCATGTTTGTGATTGAAATGATCGGTCATCTGGTGCGCCCTGTTTCGCTCTCACTGCGTCTTTTTGGGAACATTACGGGCGATCATCTGGTTTTGGGAATTTTTTCAGATTTGGTACCGGTCCTGGTACCGGTTGTTTTTATGGCCCTGGGTCTGTTTGTCGCCTTTATCCAGGCTTTTGTCTTTTCTTTGCTGTCGATGATCTATATCGCGCTCGCGACGGCACATGAAGAGGGACATTAA
- the hpnH gene encoding adenosyl-hopene transferase HpnH — translation MSVPVSQAVRIMSYVLIQKYLRHRKRYPLVLMLEPLFRCNLECAGCGKIQFPEEILKQSLTPEQCLKAVDECGAPVVSIPGGEPLIHPQIKEIVEGIVARKKYVYLCTNAILLKKKLDLFTPSKFLTFSVHMDGLKEEHDHAVCREGIFDLAVEAIREVKKRGFRVTTNTTLFDDADPERVREMFDYLSELGVEGMMISPGYSYEKAPDQEHFLKRERTRQLFSQILSNPKKKWQFNQSPLFLRFLQGKEDYECTPWGNPTYNVFGWQKPCYLLSDAGYAKTFKELMEETPWQKYGTGRYEKCADCMVHCGYEASAVEETFSSWKGFSKTVRMTLFGDKEPQVGPVSN, via the coding sequence ATGTCGGTTCCTGTTTCCCAGGCCGTGCGGATCATGAGTTATGTGTTGATCCAGAAATATCTGAGACACCGAAAGCGCTATCCGCTCGTCCTGATGCTCGAGCCGCTTTTTCGATGCAATCTGGAGTGTGCCGGTTGCGGAAAGATCCAATTCCCAGAAGAAATACTGAAACAAAGTCTGACCCCGGAACAATGCCTGAAGGCGGTCGATGAGTGTGGGGCCCCGGTCGTCAGTATCCCCGGGGGGGAACCGCTGATCCATCCGCAGATCAAAGAGATCGTCGAAGGGATTGTCGCACGAAAGAAGTACGTTTATCTTTGCACGAACGCAATCCTTCTGAAAAAGAAGTTGGACTTGTTTACCCCTTCAAAATTTCTGACCTTTAGCGTCCATATGGATGGGCTGAAAGAGGAACATGACCATGCCGTTTGTCGTGAAGGGATTTTTGATCTCGCTGTCGAGGCGATCCGTGAGGTCAAGAAAAGGGGTTTTCGAGTCACCACGAATACCACCCTGTTCGATGACGCGGACCCCGAGCGGGTTCGCGAGATGTTTGATTATCTCTCGGAACTCGGTGTGGAAGGGATGATGATCTCACCCGGCTACTCTTACGAAAAGGCGCCGGATCAGGAACATTTCCTGAAACGCGAAAGAACCCGTCAGCTCTTTTCCCAAATCCTGTCAAACCCGAAGAAAAAATGGCAGTTCAATCAATCACCTCTTTTCTTACGATTTCTGCAGGGAAAGGAAGACTACGAGTGCACCCCTTGGGGAAATCCCACCTATAACGTCTTTGGTTGGCAAAAGCCGTGCTACCTGCTGAGTGACGCTGGTTATGCAAAGACCTTCAAGGAACTGATGGAAGAAACCCCATGGCAAAAGTATGGCACGGGCCGCTATGAGAAATGTGCCGATTGCATGGTCCATTGCGGCTATGAGGCATCGGCAGTCGAAGAGACCTTCTCCTCATGGAAAGGTTTTTCAAAAACGGTCCGCATGACCCTTTTTGGGGACAAGGAACCCCAGGTAGGTCCCGTCTCAAATTGA
- a CDS encoding RNA methyltransferase, translating into MAFILVRPLYPGNIGAAARALKNMGFSKLILVSPRAKPTDPEAKRLAVGAADILRKAKIYKTLEEAIQGFHLLIGTSCRYGKKRGQFLPVTELSERLPVGKKIGVLFGPEDKGLTTQELMKCQQVVSVPVNPRFTSINLAQSVMLMAYELSRNQFQVPQKKLHLKDRQLASLKDVEGMFGHFQEMLGSIGFFPHQNPTSVMRKLRRLFSRTNLTIREIRMMRGICHQVLWRIQRAL; encoded by the coding sequence GTGGCGTTCATTCTGGTTCGCCCTCTCTATCCCGGAAATATCGGGGCCGCCGCACGGGCGCTCAAGAATATGGGGTTTTCGAAACTGATCCTTGTTTCTCCGCGGGCAAAACCGACCGATCCGGAGGCGAAGCGGCTCGCGGTGGGGGCGGCCGACATCTTGCGGAAGGCGAAGATTTATAAAACCTTAGAGGAGGCGATCCAAGGGTTTCATCTGCTGATCGGAACGAGTTGTCGCTACGGGAAAAAAAGGGGACAGTTTCTCCCGGTGACAGAATTGTCTGAGCGTCTCCCGGTCGGAAAAAAGATCGGGGTTCTTTTTGGTCCTGAGGATAAGGGTCTCACGACGCAGGAGCTGATGAAGTGTCAGCAGGTCGTCTCGGTTCCGGTGAATCCTCGATTTACGTCGATCAATCTGGCCCAGTCGGTCATGCTCATGGCGTATGAACTGTCGCGAAATCAGTTTCAGGTGCCGCAGAAAAAATTACACCTCAAAGACAGACAACTCGCCTCTTTGAAGGATGTGGAGGGGATGTTCGGTCATTTCCAGGAGATGCTTGGGTCGATCGGTTTTTTCCCACATCAGAATCCAACGTCGGTGATGAGAAAATTGAGACGGCTCTTCTCACGAACGAATTTGACAATAAGAGAAATTCGGATGATGCGAGGAATCTGTCATCAAGTGCTGTGGAGAATACAGAGGGCGTTATGA
- a CDS encoding tetratricopeptide repeat protein produces the protein MNGDQRRKVAIEYFQRGYEAQMSGSFSEAIQLYQRSIESCPTAEAYTFLGWTFSLLGDFERAIELCEKAIQVDPEYGNPYNDIGAYLIEKGKIDEAIPYLQKALGAPRYESYCFPHYNLGRAYEIKGMMFKAQEEYQKALERDPEYLLAQEALEKISSTIQ, from the coding sequence ATGAATGGTGATCAGAGACGAAAGGTAGCGATTGAATATTTTCAGCGGGGTTACGAAGCCCAGATGTCTGGGAGTTTCTCTGAGGCGATTCAACTCTACCAAAGATCGATTGAGTCTTGTCCGACAGCCGAGGCCTATACCTTTCTTGGTTGGACCTTTAGTCTCTTGGGGGATTTCGAACGGGCGATCGAATTGTGTGAAAAAGCGATTCAGGTCGATCCTGAATATGGGAATCCCTACAATGATATCGGGGCCTATCTGATCGAAAAGGGGAAGATCGATGAGGCGATCCCTTATCTTCAGAAGGCGCTCGGTGCTCCTCGGTATGAGAGCTACTGTTTCCCACATTACAATCTGGGCAGGGCCTATGAGATCAAGGGGATGATGTTTAAGGCGCAAGAGGAGTATCAAAAGGCCCTTGAACGGGATCCGGAATATTTGCTTGCCCAAGAGGCCCTCGAAAAAATCTCATCGACGATTCAGTAA
- the metH gene encoding methionine synthase, translating to MSRSKELQELLQERILVLDGAMGTMLQQRHLTATDFGGPQLEGCNENLVLTRPDVILDIHRKYFESGSDIVETDTFGATPLVLGEYGLQDKTHLINKTAADLARKAAEEFSTPAKPRFVAGSIGPTTKAISVTGGVSFEQLIDHFYHQVLGLLDGGVDLLMIETCQDTRNIKAAVIGIQKCLQEFGKKVPLIISGTIEPMGTMLAGQAADALVVSTSHIDLFAIGLNCATGPEFMTDHIRTIHEFANTAVSCYPNAGLPNEDGKYLETPESLARQLERFIENGWLNIVGGCCGTTEKHIRAIAQMVIGKKPRPLQLKRGRCFYSGIELVESTEDNRPLIVGERTNVIGSRLFKGLVNEEKWEEATDIGRRQVKNGAQIVDVCLQSTDRDELNDIEPFYEKLVRKIKAPLMIDTTDPRTIEKALTYAQGKSIINSINLEEGETRFQKVCPLAKKYGGALVVGCIDEDPVQAQAFTRERKLGIAKRSHDLLTNQYGIPEEDIIFDPLVFPCATGDANYIGGAVETIEGVRLIKKEFPNCRTILGVSNISFGLPPQAREVVNAVFLYHATKAGLDLAIVNSEKLERYASIPEEERKLAERVLFNWSENLPPSPSLSKRGSEGGISDWRSQTRDQRIAINQSNIAAIAAHFRDRVKVEKKQRVDLPLDERLAQYIIEGSKDGLITDLELKRKEGATPLQIINGPLMKGMDEVGRLFNQNELIVAEVLQSAEAMKTAVSYLEQFMEKADVTKKGKVILATVKGDVHDIGKNLVEIILNNNGYEVINLGIKVPPEELIKAYHEHQPDIIGLSGLLVKSAQQMAVTAEDLKMAGITVPLLVGGAALSDKYTREKIAPSYTKLVLYAKDAMTGLGLANKLMDGEERKKIEAGLHRGEASLALSNRAQQAAPLPETTVRSRQVSLNIPVPPAPYLERKIRDVPQLDEIWEYINPQMLFVRHLGFKGKFEESLKGRDPKALELQRIIEEVKGDARKFMKVKAVWQFFEVASEGNDLHLFAPNVKSPIHTFHFHRQRKEEGLCLADYVLPPRDHVVLFVVGAGQGIREKSEEFKAKGEYLKSHALQALAIETAEAAAEWLHRRIREDWGFPDPVTMTMKDRLQAKYRGNRYSFGYPACPDLDDQKGIWKLLHPEDIGVQLTEGMMMEPEASVSAIVLHHPDCKYFVI from the coding sequence ATGAGTCGATCAAAAGAACTTCAAGAACTGCTTCAAGAACGGATCCTCGTCCTCGATGGCGCGATGGGGACGATGCTCCAGCAGCGTCATCTCACGGCCACCGATTTTGGCGGACCTCAGCTTGAGGGGTGTAATGAGAATCTCGTTTTGACCCGCCCCGATGTCATCCTCGATATCCATCGAAAATATTTTGAGTCGGGATCGGATATTGTCGAGACCGATACCTTTGGTGCGACACCACTCGTTTTGGGAGAGTATGGTCTTCAGGATAAAACCCATTTGATCAATAAAACAGCAGCGGATCTTGCGAGAAAAGCGGCAGAGGAGTTTTCAACTCCAGCCAAACCGCGGTTTGTCGCCGGATCGATCGGCCCGACGACGAAGGCGATTTCCGTGACAGGTGGTGTGAGCTTTGAGCAATTAATCGATCATTTTTATCATCAAGTCTTGGGACTGCTCGATGGTGGTGTGGATCTCCTGATGATCGAGACCTGTCAGGACACCCGAAATATCAAGGCAGCGGTGATTGGGATTCAGAAATGCCTTCAGGAGTTTGGGAAAAAGGTCCCTCTGATTATCTCCGGGACGATCGAACCAATGGGGACGATGCTCGCGGGTCAGGCGGCCGATGCGTTGGTCGTTTCGACGTCTCACATTGATCTTTTTGCGATCGGTCTCAATTGCGCCACAGGTCCGGAATTTATGACGGACCATATCCGGACGATTCATGAATTCGCAAATACTGCCGTCTCCTGTTATCCGAATGCCGGCCTTCCGAATGAAGACGGGAAATATCTGGAAACCCCAGAGTCGTTGGCGAGGCAGTTGGAGCGATTCATTGAAAACGGCTGGCTCAATATTGTCGGTGGCTGTTGCGGGACGACGGAAAAACATATTCGGGCCATTGCCCAAATGGTTATAGGCAAGAAGCCGCGTCCTCTTCAACTCAAGAGAGGAAGGTGTTTTTACAGTGGCATTGAGCTGGTTGAATCAACTGAAGATAACCGACCGTTGATTGTGGGAGAGCGGACCAATGTCATCGGATCCCGTCTCTTCAAGGGGCTTGTCAATGAGGAGAAGTGGGAAGAGGCGACCGATATCGGGCGTCGTCAGGTCAAAAATGGGGCGCAGATTGTCGATGTCTGTCTCCAGAGTACCGATCGGGATGAGCTCAACGACATTGAGCCCTTTTACGAAAAACTTGTCCGGAAGATCAAAGCCCCACTCATGATCGACACGACAGACCCACGTACGATTGAGAAGGCGCTGACGTATGCCCAAGGAAAGTCGATCATTAACTCCATCAATCTGGAAGAGGGGGAGACGCGGTTTCAAAAGGTCTGCCCGTTAGCAAAAAAATACGGGGGGGCGCTTGTCGTTGGTTGTATCGATGAAGATCCGGTGCAGGCGCAGGCCTTCACGCGGGAGAGAAAGCTTGGCATAGCGAAGCGGTCCCATGATCTCCTGACGAATCAATATGGGATTCCAGAAGAAGATATTATTTTTGATCCACTCGTCTTCCCATGTGCCACGGGGGATGCAAACTACATCGGGGGGGCGGTTGAGACGATCGAAGGGGTTCGTCTGATCAAGAAGGAGTTTCCGAATTGCCGCACAATCCTCGGTGTCTCAAATATTTCCTTTGGTTTGCCGCCTCAGGCACGTGAGGTGGTGAATGCGGTTTTTCTCTATCATGCGACGAAGGCTGGTCTCGATCTTGCGATCGTGAATTCCGAGAAGTTGGAGAGGTATGCGAGTATTCCGGAGGAGGAGAGGAAGCTGGCGGAGAGGGTGTTGTTTAATTGGTCTGAAAATCTCCCCCCATCCCCCTCTTTGTCAAAGAGGGGGAGCGAGGGGGGGATTTCTGATTGGCGAAGTCAAACTCGCGACCAACGTATCGCGATCAATCAATCCAACATCGCTGCCATTGCTGCCCACTTCCGGGATCGGGTAAAGGTGGAGAAGAAACAGCGGGTCGATCTCCCACTCGATGAGCGGCTGGCGCAGTATATTATTGAAGGATCAAAGGATGGTCTGATTACAGACCTCGAGCTCAAACGAAAAGAGGGGGCGACACCGCTTCAGATCATCAACGGTCCTCTGATGAAGGGGATGGATGAGGTGGGGCGGCTCTTTAATCAGAATGAATTGATTGTTGCTGAGGTCTTACAATCAGCCGAGGCGATGAAGACGGCGGTTTCCTATCTCGAACAATTTATGGAGAAGGCCGACGTGACGAAAAAGGGGAAGGTGATCCTTGCGACGGTGAAGGGGGATGTCCACGACATCGGAAAAAATCTTGTCGAGATCATTTTGAATAATAATGGTTATGAGGTGATCAATCTTGGGATCAAAGTGCCGCCTGAGGAGTTGATCAAGGCGTATCATGAGCACCAGCCGGACATCATTGGGCTTTCAGGGCTTCTCGTGAAGTCGGCGCAACAGATGGCGGTGACGGCAGAGGATTTAAAAATGGCTGGGATTACCGTTCCTCTTCTGGTGGGAGGAGCGGCGCTTTCGGATAAATACACACGTGAGAAAATTGCCCCATCCTACACAAAACTTGTCCTGTACGCGAAGGATGCGATGACGGGGTTGGGTCTTGCGAATAAACTGATGGATGGGGAGGAAAGGAAGAAGATTGAAGCGGGATTACATAGGGGCGAGGCTAGCCTCGCCCTCAGCAATAGGGCGCAGCAAGCAGCGCCCCTACCGGAGACCACTGTTCGCAGCCGACAGGTTTCACTGAACATTCCGGTTCCACCGGCCCCCTACCTCGAGCGCAAGATCCGCGATGTTCCACAGCTTGATGAGATCTGGGAGTATATCAATCCCCAGATGCTCTTTGTGAGGCATTTGGGTTTCAAGGGAAAATTCGAGGAGAGTTTGAAGGGGCGTGATCCGAAGGCGCTCGAACTGCAAAGGATCATTGAAGAGGTTAAGGGAGACGCGAGAAAGTTCATGAAGGTGAAGGCGGTCTGGCAGTTCTTTGAGGTGGCGTCGGAGGGAAACGACCTGCATCTCTTCGCTCCGAATGTCAAAAGCCCCATTCATACGTTTCACTTTCATCGACAGAGAAAAGAGGAGGGGCTTTGCCTGGCCGATTATGTTCTACCTCCAAGAGACCATGTCGTGCTTTTTGTCGTTGGTGCCGGTCAGGGAATTCGTGAGAAGTCGGAGGAATTCAAGGCGAAGGGGGAGTATCTCAAATCCCATGCCCTTCAGGCGTTGGCGATTGAAACGGCTGAGGCGGCTGCGGAATGGCTTCATCGCCGGATTCGTGAGGATTGGGGGTTTCCCGATCCCGTTACGATGACGATGAAAGATCGGTTGCAGGCCAAGTATCGCGGGAATCGTTACAGCTTTGGTTATCCTGCCTGTCCTGATCTCGACGATCAGAAGGGGATTTGGAAGCTTCTCCATCCCGAAGATATTGGGGTACAATTAACCGAAGGGATGATGATGGAGCCTGAGGCCTCCGTCTCGGCGATTGTTTTGCATCATCCGGATTGTAAGTATTTTGTAATCTAA
- a CDS encoding FAD-dependent oxidoreductase: MPLEPITATLEQVVDLTPTVKHFKIGFPRGNRPTFQAGQFCSIHIPEICGLDSKTGKPLRRAYSIASPPHEEGFVDLCIKRVEGGPATNWLWQQEEGASVLVSIPYGKFLMKEPVNYTPVFVATGTGIAPLRSMLFDLYYKKGLATGQEVWLIFGVRHDDEILYQDEWKKLEKDHKEFHFIPTVSRPKKWPGEVGYVQDKLKKFITDPMGKEIYICGLGAMVKAVQETALSIGFKKEQIHFERYD, encoded by the coding sequence ATGCCCCTCGAACCGATTACCGCTACCCTCGAACAGGTCGTTGACCTCACACCGACGGTCAAGCATTTCAAGATCGGTTTCCCGAGAGGGAATCGTCCCACTTTTCAAGCCGGCCAGTTCTGCAGCATCCATATTCCGGAAATATGTGGCCTGGACTCAAAAACAGGGAAGCCGCTCCGACGGGCCTATTCGATCGCGTCACCTCCTCATGAAGAGGGATTCGTTGATCTTTGCATCAAGAGGGTTGAAGGAGGCCCGGCAACCAACTGGCTCTGGCAACAAGAAGAGGGGGCAAGTGTTCTTGTCAGCATTCCGTATGGAAAATTTTTGATGAAGGAGCCGGTGAACTACACCCCCGTCTTTGTCGCAACAGGAACCGGCATCGCCCCGCTTCGAAGCATGCTCTTCGACCTTTATTATAAGAAGGGGCTCGCCACCGGGCAGGAAGTCTGGCTGATCTTCGGAGTCCGTCACGATGATGAAATCCTCTATCAAGACGAGTGGAAGAAGTTAGAAAAAGATCATAAAGAATTTCACTTTATCCCGACCGTCTCCCGCCCCAAGAAGTGGCCCGGAGAGGTTGGCTATGTCCAGGACAAGCTCAAAAAATTCATCACAGACCCTATGGGCAAAGAAATCTACATCTGCGGCCTCGGTGCGATGGTGAAGGCGGTACAGGAAACGGCGCTATCGATCGGGTTCAAGAAGGAACAGATTCATTTCGAGCGATATGATTGA
- the queG gene encoding tRNA epoxyqueuosine(34) reductase QueG, with protein MQPSDRIKSKAHALGFELVGISPAKSVSDFDFFRWWLDQGFASSMNYLKRGLEKRGDPELVLPGVRSIICCGLNYYSGQERVLAGGSAQSCSPVARDRAPDPQPPAPESYRARISSYAWGEDYHRIVGEKLAQLAEFIQKEIDPGAQTKTYVDTGPILERSYAAQAGLGWIGKNTCLINNGLGSFFFIGEILTSLLLDYDRPTFDQCGSCTKCLDACPTGALPEPGILDATKCISYLTIEYKGEFTDQQKQMVGNHLYGCDICQEVCPYNDRIQASSHLEFYPRELFRSPDLEELAKVDERGFEAIRQGSAMERIRWGQWRRNLEACRNNKGR; from the coding sequence ATGCAACCTTCCGATCGAATCAAATCAAAAGCCCACGCACTTGGTTTCGAACTCGTCGGTATTTCCCCCGCGAAATCGGTTTCCGACTTTGATTTCTTCCGTTGGTGGCTTGATCAAGGGTTTGCCAGCTCAATGAATTATCTCAAGAGGGGGTTGGAGAAGAGGGGAGATCCAGAACTGGTCCTACCGGGGGTTCGGTCGATCATCTGTTGTGGGTTGAACTACTACTCAGGTCAGGAGCGGGTCCTGGCTGGGGGTTCCGCCCAGTCGTGCTCACCCGTTGCGCGCGACCGGGCGCCCGACCCCCAGCCACCCGCTCCTGAAAGCTATAGAGCTAGGATTTCTTCCTACGCTTGGGGCGAGGACTATCACCGGATTGTTGGTGAGAAGCTTGCCCAACTTGCTGAATTCATCCAAAAAGAAATTGATCCGGGAGCGCAGACAAAAACCTATGTCGACACCGGCCCGATTCTCGAAAGGAGTTATGCCGCCCAAGCGGGCCTTGGCTGGATTGGCAAGAATACCTGCCTCATTAATAACGGATTAGGCTCTTTTTTCTTTATTGGTGAGATCCTGACGAGCCTTCTCCTCGACTATGATCGACCGACGTTCGATCAATGTGGGAGTTGCACAAAGTGTCTCGATGCCTGTCCCACCGGTGCCTTGCCCGAGCCGGGGATTCTCGATGCGACAAAATGCATCTCTTATTTGACGATTGAATACAAAGGGGAGTTTACCGATCAACAGAAACAGATGGTCGGCAATCACCTCTACGGCTGTGACATCTGTCAGGAGGTCTGTCCTTATAATGATCGGATTCAAGCATCAAGCCACTTAGAGTTCTACCCAAGGGAGCTGTTTCGATCGCCTGATTTAGAGGAGTTGGCGAAAGTCGATGAAAGAGGGTTTGAGGCGATCCGGCAGGGGAGTGCCATGGAGAGGATCCGGTGGGGCCAATGGAGACGAAATCTGGAGGCCTGCAGAAATAATAAGGGGCGTTGA
- the hemL gene encoding glutamate-1-semialdehyde 2,1-aminomutase has product MNSSKSEGLFQSALKLMPGGVNSPVRAFKSVGGTPLFIQRAKGAKIWDVDRNEYIDYVGSWGPMILGHSYPDVVDAVKKQLKKGTSYGAPTETEVELAQEVCEAFPSIEKVRFVNSGTEAVMGAVRVARGFTKRKRIVKFDGCYHGHADFLLVQAGSGAATLGVPNSAGVPEEFASLTLVANFNDVASVERHFQKFPGEIAAVIVEPIVGNMGVILPRRDFLTSLKKLCQREGALLIFDEVMTGFRVAYGGVQELYRVSPDLTTLGKIIGGGFPVGAYGGRREIMGLVAPEGPVYQAGTLSGNPVAMTAGLATLKVLKKKKPYAFLNTLTQKLTQGLEEVAKAKNISVKVERAGSMFTLFFTEKEILDAESARSCDTKRFAKFFHGMLENGVYLPPSQFEAAFVSMGHSEKDIEKTVKAAEKAFE; this is encoded by the coding sequence ATGAACTCTTCCAAGTCAGAGGGTCTCTTCCAATCAGCCCTTAAGCTCATGCCCGGAGGTGTGAACTCCCCCGTTCGCGCCTTCAAGTCTGTCGGAGGGACTCCCCTTTTTATTCAACGAGCAAAAGGAGCGAAGATCTGGGATGTCGATCGGAACGAGTACATCGACTATGTTGGCAGTTGGGGGCCGATGATCCTGGGGCACTCTTACCCGGATGTTGTTGATGCCGTTAAGAAACAATTAAAAAAGGGGACAAGTTACGGGGCCCCGACGGAGACAGAGGTCGAACTGGCCCAGGAGGTTTGCGAGGCCTTTCCTTCCATAGAAAAAGTTCGCTTTGTCAATTCAGGGACCGAGGCGGTCATGGGGGCGGTGCGTGTTGCTCGTGGTTTTACGAAGCGAAAGAGGATCGTCAAGTTCGATGGTTGTTATCACGGACATGCCGACTTTCTGCTCGTACAGGCCGGTTCCGGCGCAGCGACACTGGGTGTGCCGAACAGTGCCGGCGTCCCCGAGGAGTTCGCCTCCTTGACGCTCGTGGCCAACTTTAACGACGTTGCCTCTGTCGAAAGGCATTTTCAAAAATTCCCAGGAGAGATTGCCGCGGTGATTGTCGAACCGATCGTCGGAAATATGGGTGTGATTCTGCCGAGGAGGGATTTTCTCACCAGCCTCAAAAAACTGTGTCAGCGAGAAGGGGCGCTTCTTATCTTCGATGAGGTCATGACGGGATTCCGTGTTGCGTATGGGGGGGTGCAGGAGCTCTATCGGGTTTCTCCGGATCTCACCACGTTGGGGAAGATTATTGGTGGAGGTTTTCCAGTCGGGGCGTATGGCGGACGACGAGAGATCATGGGGTTGGTCGCCCCTGAAGGGCCTGTCTATCAGGCGGGGACATTGTCGGGAAATCCTGTTGCGATGACAGCGGGGCTTGCGACCCTCAAGGTCTTGAAGAAGAAAAAGCCTTACGCTTTTCTCAACACCTTGACTCAGAAACTGACCCAAGGTTTGGAAGAGGTGGCAAAGGCGAAAAACATTTCGGTGAAGGTTGAAAGGGCCGGTTCGATGTTTACCCTTTTTTTTACAGAGAAAGAGATTCTCGATGCGGAATCAGCGAGGAGTTGTGATACAAAGCGGTTTGCCAAATTCTTTCATGGGATGTTGGAGAACGGGGTTTATCTCCCCCCCTCGCAGTTTGAGGCGGCGTTTGTGTCGATGGGGCATAGTGAAAAAGATATTGAGAAGACGGTGAAGGCAGCAGAAAAGGCATTTGAATGA
- a CDS encoding ATP synthase F0 subunit C, translating to MKRIITFLSGLCSFLLVSAVTFAQEHGAEVASAAAGDSLWVKPMLALASGFAIGIAAFGGALGQSRAAAAALEGIARNPGAAAKVQTPMIIALALIESLVIYALVIAFLLQGKI from the coding sequence ATGAAGCGGATTATTACTTTCTTAAGCGGACTCTGTTCTTTTCTTCTCGTCTCTGCGGTCACGTTTGCCCAAGAGCATGGAGCTGAGGTGGCCTCTGCTGCGGCGGGTGACAGCCTGTGGGTCAAGCCGATGTTGGCGCTCGCCTCAGGTTTTGCAATTGGTATCGCTGCTTTCGGCGGTGCCTTAGGCCAGAGCCGAGCTGCTGCCGCTGCACTTGAAGGAATCGCACGAAACCCAGGTGCTGCCGCAAAGGTCCAAACCCCGATGATCATCGCATTGGCGCTCATCGAATCCCTCGTCATTTACGCACTGGTTATTGCGTTTTTGCTACAGGGGAAGATCTAA
- a CDS encoding AtpZ/AtpI family protein: MKKEPPKDSFIVAWGIYGAIGFQLASMVIGGLLLGQWLDRKWGTMPWLTLIGLILGSIGGFYNLIRIATWKEKRK, encoded by the coding sequence ATGAAAAAAGAACCTCCAAAAGACAGCTTCATCGTCGCCTGGGGAATCTACGGTGCGATCGGGTTTCAGCTCGCCAGCATGGTGATCGGTGGACTCTTGCTCGGACAATGGCTCGATCGGAAGTGGGGGACGATGCCGTGGTTGACCCTGATCGGGCTGATCCTTGGGTCGATCGGCGGTTTTTATAATCTGATCCGGATTGCGACTTGGAAGGAGAAGAGGAAGTAA